In a genomic window of Aeromonas veronii:
- a CDS encoding thermostable hemolysin — protein sequence MTIEIQAPYRLLLAESPQQVMALQTYIQAAYTLEFNARIPHFLPCLLGLYRADGTLVGACGLNHASEGPLYLEQYLEQPIEAAINTRLGVYPARNRIIEVGNLACSEPGNARLMFAALCRLLCENALDYVVFTGTARLRNSFARLQLNPVELAPAQAHQVGADADAWGEYYRCQPKVMVGDISQGREVLAQSSLLLNLLAPMPVLFSDATLTCEKRCAQ from the coding sequence ATGACCATCGAGATCCAGGCACCCTACCGATTGCTGCTAGCCGAGTCCCCGCAGCAGGTCATGGCGCTGCAAACCTATATCCAGGCCGCCTACACCCTCGAGTTCAACGCCCGCATCCCCCATTTCCTCCCCTGCCTGCTGGGGCTCTATCGGGCAGACGGGACGCTGGTCGGTGCCTGTGGTCTCAATCATGCCAGTGAGGGTCCTCTCTATCTGGAACAGTATCTGGAGCAACCCATCGAGGCCGCCATCAACACCCGCCTCGGGGTCTATCCGGCACGCAACCGCATTATCGAGGTGGGCAATCTGGCCTGCAGCGAACCGGGCAATGCCCGCCTGATGTTCGCAGCCCTGTGTCGCCTGCTGTGTGAAAACGCCCTCGACTACGTGGTCTTTACCGGCACCGCCCGGCTTCGCAACAGCTTTGCCCGTCTGCAACTCAATCCGGTGGAGCTGGCCCCCGCACAGGCCCATCAGGTGGGTGCCGACGCCGATGCCTGGGGTGAGTACTACCGCTGCCAACCCAAGGTGATGGTGGGTGATATCAGTCAGGGGCGCGAGGTGCTGGCCCAGAGCAGCCTGCTGCTCAATCTGCTGGCCCCCATGCCAGTGCTTTTTTCCGATGCAACCCTGACCTGTGAGAAAAGGTGCGCCCAATGA
- a CDS encoding class I SAM-dependent methyltransferase: MSSTVCCPLCTSHRSYPLPVAGKRYHRCLACELVWLDEADHLDAVAEKAVYDGHDNRVDDPRYRTFLMRAFGEVLARVPLPASGLDFGCGPGPALVAMGREAGYQMAGYDKFYADFPELLARQYDFITSTEVIEHIAEPRAVLDRLWACLKPGGLLVLQTQRVLSDERFKSWRYRHDPTHIVFFAEASFRVLAASWQAELGLPHADVAVFSKP, from the coding sequence ATGTCATCCACCGTCTGCTGCCCCCTGTGTACCAGCCATCGCAGTTATCCCCTGCCGGTGGCAGGCAAGCGCTACCATCGTTGCCTCGCGTGCGAGCTGGTCTGGCTGGACGAGGCGGATCATCTGGATGCGGTGGCCGAAAAGGCGGTCTATGACGGTCACGACAACCGGGTGGATGACCCCCGTTATCGCACTTTTTTGATGCGGGCCTTTGGCGAGGTGTTGGCGCGGGTGCCGCTACCTGCCAGCGGCCTCGATTTTGGCTGTGGCCCGGGCCCGGCGCTGGTGGCGATGGGACGCGAGGCGGGTTACCAGATGGCGGGGTATGACAAGTTCTACGCCGATTTTCCCGAATTATTGGCGCGCCAGTACGACTTCATCACCAGTACCGAGGTGATCGAACACATTGCCGAGCCGCGTGCCGTGCTTGATCGTTTGTGGGCCTGTCTCAAGCCCGGCGGCCTGCTGGTGCTGCAGACCCAGCGGGTGCTCAGTGACGAGCGGTTTAAAAGCTGGCGCTATCGCCACGACCCGACCCACATCGTCTTCTTTGCCGAGGCATCGTTTCGGGTGTTGGCCGCCAGCTGGCAGGCTGAGCTTGGGTTGCCTCATGCCGATGTGGCGGTATTCAGCAAACCCTGA
- a CDS encoding NAD(P)-dependent oxidoreductase, with protein sequence MIARVAFLGLGAMGSRMAARLIQAGHDVTVWNRTPAACEALAQIGARIAASPAEAVVGVDFAISMVRDDQASAAVWCDPQTGALRTLPQGALAIESSTLSPDWVRRLGEHLHASGHALLEAPVSGSRPAAEAGQLVFLLGGEAQDIARAEMLLAAMGSSMHAVGPLGAGALAKLATNALLGIQVVAYAELIALLRHQRVDVAKVLLAIAGTSVWAPVAGPLTGAMLRGEHRPQFPIELIAKDFAYALAAAGDAAQAPMLTAALEVFRQGIQQGLGVENMTAVAGLFSKP encoded by the coding sequence ATGATCGCCCGCGTTGCATTTCTCGGCCTGGGCGCCATGGGGAGCCGCATGGCGGCTCGCCTGATCCAGGCGGGCCACGATGTCACAGTGTGGAACCGCACGCCCGCCGCCTGTGAGGCGCTCGCTCAGATCGGGGCACGCATTGCCGCAAGCCCCGCCGAAGCCGTGGTTGGGGTGGATTTTGCGATCTCCATGGTGCGTGATGACCAGGCATCGGCCGCCGTGTGGTGCGATCCACAGACCGGCGCGCTGCGCACCCTGCCACAGGGGGCGCTCGCCATCGAGAGTTCAACGCTCTCGCCAGACTGGGTGAGGCGTCTGGGCGAGCACCTGCACGCCAGCGGACACGCCTTGCTCGAAGCGCCAGTGTCCGGCTCAAGACCGGCGGCAGAGGCCGGTCAGCTGGTGTTTCTGCTCGGTGGCGAAGCGCAGGACATCGCGCGCGCCGAAATGCTGCTGGCGGCGATGGGATCGTCAATGCACGCCGTCGGCCCCTTGGGCGCCGGCGCGCTCGCGAAGCTGGCGACCAACGCCCTGCTTGGCATTCAGGTCGTCGCCTACGCGGAGCTGATCGCGCTGCTCAGACACCAAAGGGTGGATGTGGCAAAGGTCTTGCTGGCCATTGCAGGTACATCGGTCTGGGCGCCCGTGGCCGGGCCGCTGACCGGCGCAATGCTGCGCGGTGAGCATCGGCCGCAATTTCCGATCGAGCTGATTGCCAAGGATTTCGCTTACGCGCTCGCCGCCGCCGGCGATGCAGCGCAAGCTCCGATGCTGACCGCAGCGCTGGAGGTTTTCAGGCAGGGCATCCAGCAAGGGCTTGGCGTTGAAAACATGACGGCGGTTGCGGGGCTGTTCAGCAAGCCCTGA
- a CDS encoding LysR family transcriptional regulator: MPDRQLDLNLLKALDALLDECNVTRAAERLGVTQPAMSGMLQRLRDNLDDPLFVRTQRGIVPTPRAQEMAAPLKQILSGVGALLQPAVFDPATARFTLTIAATDYAQSAIAVPFLAALRRQAPNIRVTLLPIQDLQIQTALERGSVDLALLTPETTPPDLHVRNLFDEHYVCVMRADHPAAARPLDLDTFCRLDHALVSYSGGSFSGITDEALARLGRQRRVSLSVKNFLVLPEIIRTSNLVAVVPSRLVLGLPGLTSLTPPVEVPGFTKVLAWHARSHRDAGHRWLRELLVERCAAAAGDVS; the protein is encoded by the coding sequence ATGCCGGACCGACAACTCGATCTCAACCTACTGAAAGCGCTGGATGCGCTGCTTGATGAATGCAACGTCACGCGCGCCGCAGAGCGCTTGGGTGTCACCCAGCCTGCCATGAGCGGCATGCTGCAGAGGCTGCGCGACAACCTTGATGATCCACTGTTCGTGCGTACCCAGCGCGGCATTGTGCCCACACCGCGCGCGCAGGAAATGGCTGCGCCGCTCAAACAGATCCTGAGCGGCGTGGGCGCCCTGCTGCAGCCGGCAGTGTTTGATCCGGCAACGGCCCGCTTTACCCTGACGATCGCCGCCACAGATTACGCGCAAAGTGCGATTGCCGTGCCTTTTCTCGCCGCGCTGCGCCGACAGGCACCCAATATCCGCGTCACCCTGCTGCCGATCCAGGATCTTCAGATCCAGACAGCACTGGAACGGGGGTCGGTCGATCTGGCGCTGCTCACCCCGGAAACGACACCGCCCGATCTGCACGTACGTAACCTGTTCGATGAGCATTACGTGTGCGTGATGCGCGCAGATCACCCCGCCGCGGCCAGGCCGCTGGATCTCGACACCTTCTGCCGCCTTGATCACGCCCTGGTCTCTTACAGCGGCGGTTCATTCTCGGGGATCACCGACGAGGCGCTGGCGCGCCTGGGGCGCCAGCGCCGGGTCAGCCTGTCGGTGAAGAATTTTCTCGTACTGCCGGAGATCATCCGCACCAGCAATCTGGTCGCGGTAGTGCCCTCGCGCCTTGTGCTGGGTCTGCCCGGCCTGACCAGCCTCACTCCCCCCGTGGAAGTGCCGGGCTTTACCAAGGTGCTGGCCTGGCATGCGCGTTCGCATCGGGATGCCGGACATCGCTGGTTACGCGAGCTGTTAGTTGAGCGCTGTGCCGCAGCGGCAGGCGACGTGAGCTGA
- a CDS encoding AMP-dependent synthetase/ligase, with protein MSLFDAIAKHAHEDPQSPALLSSQQCLDYQTLWQQIQRLANQLQQLNISRLALQLDNGLPWALLDLACTRAGIVVIPVPHFFSQAQQAWLLESSGADALVGPYHQGWHAAEPLSLITGELPLWRHTPANRPALPKGTAKITYTSGTTGQPKGVCLSLTQMMAVSHALAERVAPAKVEKHLTLLPLATLLENITGLYVPLLTGACSRIPSLGELGFTGSSSLNPAMLGEALLRWPTHSLVLVPELLRLLLALCTSTPMLAPQLKSLRFIAVGGGKVAPDLIKHARQLGLPVYEGYGLSECGSVVALNNLDADKPGSVGRPLPHCQVTIASDGEIMVSGSAMLGYLGSNEPTPEQITAGEPSAMQIATGDLGHLDDEGYLHITGRKKNVQITAFGRNFSPEWVEAEAQLCPAIARIVVFGDGQPANVALIQPLPGKEADLPRQIAGLNQRLPDYARLHHWLPVALDQHPGLLTANGRPRRNEIYQHFSQQISQCLTGESS; from the coding sequence ATGAGCCTGTTCGACGCCATCGCCAAACATGCCCACGAGGATCCGCAATCCCCTGCGCTGCTGAGCAGCCAGCAGTGCCTCGATTACCAGACCCTGTGGCAACAGATCCAGCGTCTAGCCAACCAGCTGCAACAGCTCAACATCAGCCGTCTGGCGCTGCAACTGGATAACGGCCTGCCCTGGGCGCTGCTGGATCTCGCCTGCACCCGCGCCGGTATCGTGGTCATTCCGGTGCCCCACTTCTTCAGTCAGGCCCAGCAGGCCTGGTTGCTGGAGAGCAGCGGCGCCGATGCGCTGGTGGGCCCATATCATCAGGGGTGGCATGCCGCCGAGCCGCTCTCGCTGATCACCGGCGAGCTGCCATTGTGGCGCCATACCCCGGCCAATCGACCGGCACTGCCCAAGGGCACCGCCAAGATCACCTACACCTCCGGCACCACGGGCCAGCCCAAGGGCGTCTGCCTGTCACTGACCCAGATGATGGCGGTGAGCCATGCGTTGGCCGAGCGGGTCGCGCCAGCCAAGGTGGAAAAACACCTGACCCTGCTGCCGCTGGCCACCCTGCTTGAGAACATCACCGGCCTCTATGTGCCGCTGCTGACCGGTGCTTGCAGCCGCATTCCGTCCCTCGGGGAGCTCGGTTTCACCGGATCCAGTTCGCTCAATCCAGCCATGCTGGGGGAGGCCCTGCTGCGCTGGCCGACCCACAGTCTAGTGCTGGTCCCCGAACTGCTGCGCCTGCTGCTGGCGCTCTGCACCAGCACCCCGATGCTGGCCCCACAGCTCAAGAGCCTGCGCTTTATTGCCGTCGGTGGCGGCAAGGTGGCCCCCGACCTGATCAAACACGCCCGTCAGCTCGGCCTGCCGGTGTATGAGGGATATGGCCTCTCGGAGTGCGGCTCCGTAGTCGCCCTCAACAACCTGGATGCCGACAAGCCCGGCAGCGTCGGCCGCCCCCTGCCCCACTGTCAGGTCACCATTGCCAGCGATGGCGAAATTATGGTGAGCGGCAGCGCCATGCTGGGGTATCTCGGCAGCAACGAACCGACTCCCGAGCAGATTACCGCTGGCGAACCTTCTGCCATGCAGATCGCCACTGGCGATCTCGGTCATCTGGATGATGAGGGCTACCTCCATATCACCGGGCGCAAGAAGAATGTCCAGATCACCGCCTTTGGCCGCAACTTCTCGCCAGAGTGGGTGGAAGCCGAGGCCCAACTCTGCCCCGCCATCGCCCGCATCGTGGTCTTTGGCGACGGTCAGCCCGCCAACGTGGCGCTGATCCAGCCCCTGCCGGGGAAAGAGGCGGATCTGCCACGCCAGATCGCCGGTCTGAACCAGCGGCTGCCCGATTATGCCCGGCTGCACCACTGGTTGCCGGTCGCGCTGGATCAACATCCCGGGCTGCTGACCGCCAACGGACGGCCCCGTCGCAACGAGATTTACCAACACTTTTCCCAGCAAATTAGCCAATGCCTTACCGGAGAATCGTCATGA
- a CDS encoding SRPBCC domain-containing protein, with product MNDIIWPAGYVPGYTENFASNEMIITGLSVEDVWPFLVIPARWPGYYANSADIRFYDGKGPELAQDVRFFFSTFGFPVEAQVVEYVAPVQGQAARVAWHGWAGEPGADDRLDVHHAWLIEELSGGRLRILTQETQKGQPAQALAAAEPNPMINGHDQWLKGLVAAARKAKQA from the coding sequence ATGAACGACATCATCTGGCCGGCTGGCTACGTGCCCGGCTACACCGAAAACTTTGCCTCCAACGAAATGATCATCACCGGTCTGAGCGTCGAGGATGTCTGGCCCTTCCTGGTCATTCCTGCACGTTGGCCGGGCTACTACGCCAACTCGGCCGACATCCGCTTCTACGATGGCAAGGGTCCTGAATTGGCTCAGGACGTGCGCTTCTTCTTCTCCACTTTTGGGTTCCCAGTTGAAGCGCAGGTCGTGGAATATGTGGCGCCCGTACAGGGGCAAGCTGCGCGCGTGGCTTGGCACGGCTGGGCAGGCGAGCCCGGGGCGGACGACCGGCTTGATGTTCATCACGCCTGGCTGATTGAAGAGCTCTCGGGCGGCCGCCTGCGTATCCTCACGCAGGAAACCCAGAAGGGGCAGCCCGCGCAGGCGCTGGCTGCCGCCGAGCCGAACCCGATGATCAACGGTCATGACCAATGGCTGAAGGGGCTGGTCGCTGCGGCACGCAAGGCGAAGCAGGCATGA
- a CDS encoding iron-containing redox enzyme family protein, producing MSFYQTLQQATAEEREHLFNAPIIEACRRGDISRDTYLAFLAQAYYHVRHTVPLLMATGGKLGQEYEWVRGALAEYIDEEYGHQEWILNDIRACGGDAEAVRHGQPGLPIELMVAFLYDQIQRGNPMGFFGMVQVLEGTSVAIALTVADQLKKGLGLPPQAMSYLSSHGTLDQEHLKFFESLMDRVESQADQAAIIHGAKVVYRLYGEMLYNLTATP from the coding sequence ATGAGCTTCTATCAGACTCTGCAACAAGCCACTGCCGAGGAGCGTGAGCATCTGTTCAACGCCCCCATTATCGAAGCCTGCCGCCGTGGCGACATCAGCCGTGACACCTATCTCGCCTTTCTGGCGCAGGCTTACTACCACGTGCGCCACACAGTTCCGCTCTTGATGGCGACCGGCGGCAAGCTGGGTCAGGAGTACGAGTGGGTGCGCGGCGCCCTTGCCGAGTACATCGACGAGGAGTATGGCCATCAGGAGTGGATCCTCAACGACATCCGCGCCTGTGGTGGCGATGCCGAGGCGGTACGCCACGGCCAGCCGGGGCTGCCCATCGAGCTGATGGTGGCCTTCCTCTACGACCAGATCCAGCGTGGCAACCCCATGGGCTTCTTCGGCATGGTGCAGGTACTGGAAGGCACCAGCGTGGCCATCGCGCTGACCGTCGCCGACCAGCTGAAAAAGGGTCTCGGCCTGCCACCGCAAGCGATGAGCTACCTGAGCTCCCACGGCACCCTGGATCAGGAGCACCTCAAGTTCTTTGAATCCCTGATGGATCGGGTCGAGAGTCAGGCGGATCAGGCGGCCATCATCCACGGGGCCAAGGTGGTCTACCGCCTCTATGGCGAGATGCTCTACAACCTCACCGCCACACCGTAA